In a single window of the Streptomyces sp. CGMCC 4.7035 genome:
- a CDS encoding DeoR/GlpR family DNA-binding transcription regulator, with the protein MSENQNLLAEQRRALILDEVRRRGGVRVNELTRKLGVSDMTVRRDLDALARQGVLEKVHGGAVPVVEASTHEPGFEAKSGLELTAKEDIAQAAAELVAPGAAIALSGGTTTYALAHHLLDVPDLTVVTNSVRVADVFHSAQRTSGQRQGAATVVLTGGVRTPSDSLVGPVADQAIASLHFDVLFLGVHGISVEAGLSTPNLAEAETNRRLVQSARRVVVVADHTKWGTVGLSSFAALEQVDTLVTDSGLPAEARAEISEHLRRLVVAGEPEGGTDI; encoded by the coding sequence GTGAGCGAGAATCAGAACCTCCTCGCGGAGCAGCGCCGTGCCCTGATCCTGGACGAGGTGCGACGGCGCGGCGGCGTCCGCGTCAACGAGCTGACGCGCAAATTGGGCGTTTCCGACATGACGGTCCGCCGCGACCTGGATGCGCTGGCCCGCCAGGGCGTGTTGGAGAAGGTGCACGGCGGTGCGGTGCCGGTGGTGGAGGCGAGCACGCACGAGCCGGGGTTCGAGGCCAAGTCGGGTCTGGAACTGACGGCCAAGGAGGACATCGCGCAGGCGGCGGCCGAGTTGGTCGCGCCGGGCGCGGCGATCGCGCTGTCCGGGGGCACGACGACGTACGCCCTGGCCCACCACCTCCTCGACGTGCCGGATCTGACCGTCGTCACCAACTCGGTGCGCGTGGCCGACGTCTTCCACTCGGCGCAGCGCACCTCGGGCCAGCGGCAGGGTGCGGCCACGGTCGTGCTGACCGGCGGGGTGCGTACGCCGTCCGACTCGCTCGTGGGACCTGTGGCCGACCAGGCGATCGCCTCCCTCCACTTCGATGTGCTGTTCCTCGGTGTGCACGGGATATCGGTGGAGGCGGGCCTGTCGACGCCGAACCTGGCGGAGGCCGAGACCAACCGGCGGCTCGTGCAGTCCGCGCGGCGGGTCGTGGTGGTCGCCGACCACACCAAGTGGGGCACGGTGGGCCTGAGTTCGTTCGCCGCGCTGGAGCAGGTGGACACGCTGGTGACCGACTCGGGTCTGCCGGCCGAGGCCCGGGCGGAGATCTCGGAGCACCTCAGGCGCCTGGTGGTGGCCGGGGAGCCCGAGGGCGGTACAGACATCTGA
- a CDS encoding SRPBCC family protein, which produces MARRLRPVGLDFTQTAPLRLVFAREITAPPDAVFRALSEDVPGWSEWFSAVTSARPVDEGAGREVRLTGGTRFRETVVAAKPGEVYAYRVDETNAPGMHALLEEWRLTPAGTGTRVQWTFAADGTAVFRLALKLARTGLGRAFRGAVTALDRRLASPGA; this is translated from the coding sequence ATGGCACGCCGTCTGCGCCCGGTGGGACTCGACTTCACGCAGACCGCTCCCCTGCGGCTGGTGTTCGCGCGGGAGATCACCGCACCCCCGGACGCGGTCTTCCGGGCCCTCTCCGAGGACGTCCCCGGCTGGAGCGAGTGGTTCTCCGCTGTGACCTCCGCCCGGCCCGTCGACGAGGGCGCCGGGCGCGAGGTGCGTCTCACGGGCGGCACCCGCTTCCGGGAGACGGTCGTCGCGGCCAAGCCGGGCGAGGTGTACGCATACCGCGTCGACGAGACGAACGCACCCGGGATGCACGCCCTCCTGGAGGAGTGGCGGCTGACGCCGGCCGGTACGGGCACGCGGGTGCAGTGGACCTTCGCCGCCGACGGGACCGCGGTCTTCCGCCTCGCGCTGAAACTGGCCCGGACGGGCCTGGGGCGCGCGTTCCGCGGCGCGGTGACGGCGCTGGACCGGAGGCTGGCATCCCCGGGCGCGTGA